The window ggagttgggagcttcacctcgatgatgccttcatgaaggaaacgatgataagggcatcgtcatcaccggcCCGCCCATCGATCGAAGACCAGGTTTTTACCCGGATCCGTTCCAAGAAATCCACCCAAACAACCTGTGCACcgtctcgaccgccttcaaagccccagatccaGCCGCCTAGATCCGGCGACCAACCGCAGCAACAGTGCCACCGTGGGATCCCTGGCGCAACGGCCACTGCTTGAgtgtgccaccactggagcctAGGAAGAGGGCTCCCACCCCGCCTCGCCAAGCCGCGAGAGCCGCCGAGAAGGATCCCGCGCGCTCGTCACCATCTCTGATCCGAACCAATCCATAGCAGATCGCCGTCACAGATCCGCCTTGGACAGGGACTGCACCACGCCATGCCGCCGCGAGAAGCCCTAGCTTCACCGGCCACCaccctccagggccgccgccccgggatccagacagaacattgccgctgccaccggccaagttccgccgccgccgaccggccaAGCCGCCGGTCACTGCGACCACCGCCGCCATGACCATGCGAGCACAGCCAGCCGGCCGACCAACTCCGACGAAGAAGAAGGCCACCACCAACAAGCCTAGGGTCGGCGCCCCAGACATCCTCGTGATGCAGATCAGGTCCAGGAGCAGTGCACCGCTGACGGCGATTGAGATCGGTAGCACAACGAATTAGCCCGACTGAGTCAAGGCCAGATCCGCCGTTGCCGGTGCcgtcctcccccgccgccgccgcaccacttCCATGTCGCCGCCGATctatgccgccgccgccgatcgGGCCGGAAAGGAGCGCCGCCTTCCAACCAGATCATGATCCGAGGagaaaaccgccgccgccgccgcgccacaagGGCTTTGCCCTGTGACGCCCCgggcgacgacggcggagaggagcggAGGTGGGGCGAGGCTGTAGGAGGAGGACGGGAGCTCCCCGGTGGGGGGCGGCGCCGCCGCACGGGGGAGGGGACGGGGGAGATAGCAACTTGTAAATCATGTTTTTTCCCCAAGAGCAGGCATTGGCTAGCCCCTAACTCTGTTTTGGCCTCTCAggcctttctattttttccttTCCCCTTGTAACATACTATCGATAATATATGAAAATATACCTAGAACTATTGTTCTACGGTTTGCGGATCAAAAAAAAAGTATGGAACATCTTTCTTGCAACAGAGAGAGTATGAAACATCTATTGTTCAACATGAATTAAATAGATCTGATGGTTCATCTCTCCCCTCCCATCCGATTTCATCATTTGAACAAAACAGAAAGTTTCGTAACACATGATATATGCTGTCTCTTGTCCAATCTCTAGAAAATCATCTACTTGCCAATGCCAACACAGATGTTATGTTACGCTATCAATCTATATCACATCTGATGTGACAAAAGTGACCACAGTGTAATAGTACTGCATTATGCCACATGCCCACACAATTACCTACAAAGCCTTTCTGTTCTTTAACATTATATGTATCCACGTGTGCCCATAGCATAAAAGCAAAAAATTATAGTACTACGTATTAGCTTAGGGCATCCATAATGTGGTCAAATACTGGTGTCATGTTCAGATTCTGGCATTTTGACACCACTTGCTATAGCTGCCTGCCCGTTGTAACAAAGCTGTCCAATATATCGAACAAATGTGTGTTGATGGTAGCATAGAGTCGCAACGAAAATACCTCATGGATTGGTTATGAGATACTAGTATATTATAAGATCATATGGCCCTCAAATAGGTACTGGTGAGATTGTGATGGCTCTTCTCTTGAAAAGAATAGGTAAATGTTCCTCTCAAGTCTCAAGTCTCAagtatattaatatatatatagaTAAAAGGACGGGACAGAGCGACTAATCACCTGCGCAGGGACCCGTACGAAGACGGTGAAGAGGTAGAGGGCGATGCCACCGCGGGAGGCCAGGGCGCCGGAGATGGCGGTGAGCGGGTTGTAGGAGGCGCCGCCGGTGGCGGATTCAAGCCAGGCGAAGAGGAACATGTAGACGACAGAGAGCGAGACCTTGGCGGCTTCCCACTCCGGGCGGCCCCCAAGTCCGAGCACGTTGTACACGGCCAGCTTCACCAGCGCGCCCGCGCACACCCACAGCACCGCCAGGACCAGGTCGCCAACCACCAGCCACGGCCGGATGCGGCCGCTGgacgccggagccggagccggagccatgGGCGGGCGTCGGGGGGAGCGGGGCAGAGGCGGTGGCTGCCTCCGGTGCTTTCGTGGCCGCGAGAGATTCTCCTCCTGCCGGGATTATGAATGAGGCGAGCGAGAAATTTGGAATTTTAAATTTGGGAGCGGGTTAAGAATAGATTCCCTTATTAGGATGGCCACGAGCACGAGTGCCGTCGTGGTGCGCGTCAATGATTGCTCACAGCGGGAGCATCGGAGAATATTTTCGACATGTTTGTCAATACTCTCGTTTCAAGGACGCGGTTCCTTtcagatatactccctccattccacaatgtagcataatgtagtgctttctctatctccgtgcttcaactttaaccgtaaatttaactacGAAAACcgattgaccgtaaatttaactacgaAAACCGATTGcgacgggagcaaaaattatatcatattcaaaagaagttttcgattatataattttttctcccgccgcagttgctctcgttggttaaatttatggtcaaagttggacctcacGAAGCGCGGTCgcactatattttgaaacggagggagtatagcaAATCTTTTTCGCCAAAAACGGTATGAAAGCCTCGAGAACGCGGTTCCTTtcagatatactccctccattccacaatgtagcatAATGTAGTGCTTTCTCTATGGTAATCGTTTGGAATcggcgcaccggccgaacgctCGGCCGGTTCCCCTCGCTCGCTCGCTCTTTTTCCACGCACGCTAGGTGGGCCTCAAGCGAACATTTTTTTTCTGCTGTACTTCTTCTTCCTCGCGCAAGCGCCTTCCCAAGCAtgtcccctcccccctccccctcctcccgagCTGCGACTGGGCCACCACGACCTCCATCGCCGGCGGCCAGGCTCCCCTCGCCGGCTGCCATGGCTGCCTGCCGCCATGGCCAGATCCATCCCCTACCTCAAGCCNNNNNNNNNNNNNNNNNNNNNNNNNNNNNNNNNNNNNNNNNNNNNNNNNNNNNNNNNNNNNNNNNNNNNNNNNNNNNNNNNNNNNNNNNNNNNNNNNNNNNNNNNNNNNNNNNNNNNNNNNNNNNNNNNNNNNNNNNNNNNNNNNNNNNNNNNNNNNNCGACTGGGCGACCACGACCTCCATCGCCGGTGGCCAGGCGCTCCCTCGCCTGCCGCCATGGCTGCCTGCCGCCATGGCTGGACGCACCCCGCATATACCAGTGTTGCAACCGTCACCTAAAACAGCTTCAACAGttgttgaaaaaagcttcaaccatagacaGAAAAGCTTCAATGGAACTGCACAACAAGGAGAAGCTGCAACCGCAGTTGGATTTTGTTACTACTGGcgaagttttttgctacatccatcaggcGGAGCTGCGACCTCGCGATGATGACAACGACGATTTTTGTTGCAACCGTAGCAGTTTTTTGCTACTAACGCTgaagtttttgctacatccatgtaagGCGGAGTTGCGACCTCACGAAACACGGCAACAGTGTTtgttttttgctgcaaccgtagtaGTTTTTTGCTACCACCGCTgaagtttttgctacatccatgtaagGCGGAGTTGCAACCTCGCGAAAGACGGCGGCGTGGTTTGATTTTTGCTGCAACCATAGTTTTTTTTGCTACTACGGGTGAAGTTTTTTGCTGCAACCTGCATTTTGCCGTGCTACCATTGGCGTCAAGTTTTGCTACAACCGGAATCAACAGTTGAAAAAAAAAGCTTCAACTGGCGGTGTTTTTTGCTGCCACCATTGATGAATTTTGCTACAACCTTTAATCAGGGGgtccggcggcggcgctggagtgcGAGCGGCGGGGCGCGCGACTGCAAGCTGCCGGAGCTGCAACAGGCGACTGGTGTTGACGGAGCCGCGACCATCACCAGGGGGGGGAGCTGCAACCCACGGGGCGAAGTTTTTGCTGCATGTAGATCCCGTCGAGAAACATGAGAGAAGATGGCGGAGACCGGCGGCGAGCGCGGCGACCGGTGGCGAGCGCTGCATCCAGTAGCGGGGGCGGCAGAGAGAGAGGTCCAGGCGACGGGGTGATGGCCGGCGgccgggagaggagaggaagaaagagAGGAGGGGTCAACGCGGGGGAATCGGACGGCTAATCGCGCGCATCCAACGGCTAGGGCTGGACCGGCCGAAActgttcggccggcgcaccggcgcctagcATCGCCCTTTCTCTAtctccgtgcttcaactttgaccgtaaatttaactacgaAAACcgattgaccgtaaatttaactacgaAAACCGATTGcgacgggagcaaaaattatatcatattcaaaagaagttttcggttatataattttttctcccgccacagttgctctcgttggttaaatttatggtcaaagttggacctcacGAAGCGCGGTCgcactatattttgaaacggagggagtatagcaAATCTTTTTCGCCAAAAACGGTATGAAAGCCTCGAGAAAAATTCCGTCGCCGGGACTTGAACCTGGGTCTCTCGGGTGAGAGCCGAGTATCCTAACCACCTAGACTATGACGGAGGATATGTTCATAAGCTTTAGAGTCTGAACCATATCTATAATCATAGTCACTTGCCCTTTCACCTATGTCTTTATGCATACATCCACACACGGCCATATTAAGTTTATGTTTAATCCAAATTCATGTTTTGCATTGGGAGACGGCTCTCTCGTCTATCACATTCCTTTCTGTATTCACATACTTGAATGCAAGCTTGACTCCGGGACTGAATGCATCATCGTGCTATTGCTCGGGTCCAAGAGGAGATCAAACGAGGTGAGGGAGTACGGATCCAGTACAAGACTCATCTCCTCCCTCGCATTGCTTATCGGACTTTCCACCGGCACCACCTGTTGCATTCCAAACAAAAGTTCAAGACAAAACACTATAAGCATTGCAATTTACAGGCTACAAATCCAAGACGGAAAATTCTCGTGCCGAATTCAGTTTGCGGTTACTGACAACTAGTCAATGTAGCATACCTTGTCTGGTTGCTGGAAGGAGTTCTCATCCCGTAGAGAACCAGATGTAAGTACCGTCTTTATGGATCCAAATGTCTGAATCTCATTCTCCAGCCCAGTTATGGAGATACTAAGATCTACAGCCTTGTTGCCGAAATTGAGAACCTGACATAAACGGATTTGGTTATTTCGATTTTCATCAGCTCAGTTTAATTCCGGGACAAGGGAATAAATGCACCTTTATTTTTaggtaagtattgccatctttagaaTTCTGCCAAGTGATAGCCGATGCGACCAGTTGATTATAGTTCGATACTTGAATGGTAGATGGATGAAGTGCTGCACCACTTGACTCCTTGAAGAAGTGTAACATCCAGTAGTTTGGACATCCATAGTGCTGCCATGAGTTGAAGACTATGGCATCTGGACTCCACCTATTATTAAGCACAAACGTATTTCCATGGATGGCAAAGGCATCAGTAGAAAAATTGTAATGATGTACAAGTGTATTTCTCTCTCTAGGGATCGTTCCATCTCTCTACAGAATTCAAGTCAATGGATTATCCAAAATTTTAGCTTAACTTCACGTAGACAAACTGTGGCACGTTGTCAGAAGTACACTGACTGATTTATTGATTCAGAGAGTTGAATCATTTACCTGCGATCATTGTCATTTACGAAGAGTGGAGCACAACTTGCCATTTCTACAGCGTCGCTgcgtacaaaaagttggtaaaacacgCAAGTTCAAAATGACTGCTGTCATCGCCATGATGCCAAACCAGAAGTAGAATACAAGAACCTGTTTCTTTCTAATCCAATAAGAAATGCAGCTTCAGCTAAAGCAGCTACTAGTGTTCCTCGGCCAGCATCATTTCCAGTCACAGCATATTCACTAACAATTGCCTAAAATTTACACAGGGTACCGGTTAGTTGTAAGGATGAGAATTGATATTAATAGAAGCACAGCTCGTACCTTCGGTCCGCCTCGGGGTGTGCTGTCAAACATGCTAGATTTGGAAAACATATCACCAGATGAGGTATAGACCTGCCACAGAGCGGATGTCAAACATTGCCAACATTTAAAGCTGAATATATATACTTTATCTAAGTGAAGACCAAGCAACAGTCTTTACATGAACATCATACAGATCAGCAGGTTCGACCGGTGAAATGGTAGATCTATCACAGCTGGATATGATTTTGATATCTGGGTAGGATGCTTTTATTGCAGAATAGAACTTGCGGTAATTCTCTACAAATACAGACAAGAGAAAACTCAGAGATTTAAAAAAAAAGCAGCTTCGATAAAGGTTGCTTTCCTGtatggccatccatggagaaaatgTGAAGAAACCAAGAGATATATAAATTAACCTTTATAGTAGTGCATTGAGCATTCCTGATTTCCCATAGAAATATAATTAAGCTGAAAGGGCTCTGGGTGTCCCATTGCTGCACGAACTGAACCCCATGAAGTCCCAGGGTCTCCCCTCGCAAACTCAATACCATCAACAACATCCTGCAAAAGCAAAGAAATTCAAATAACAACAATTTCTTACAAATGGAAACAAGTATTGTTAAGAAAGATCACCTACTATCGCAATCCTAATTAAGATCATTATGCATGGCACCCTTCAGCTAGGCATGTAAGAAATATGTATTTCATGTGGACCTTTGATATATATTTAGTTATTTCCCAGATATTCACGCCAGACTGTAGCCTAGACATTCGAGATTTGTAGTAACAGATAGAATATGGACCAAGTGATTGTTCAATTATGCATCCAAATATAGTAATTAGCCATATGCACTTGTTTCCAAAAAAAACATTGCGTAAGCACACATATATGATTATATTTAGCAGATTCCCTTCTGACTATTCACCCTAGGGATGCCATTTCTGAATCCTAGTTACAAGATTATGTCTGTATTTAATTTTCTATTCTACTTGGTTCTTTACTGAGATGGCTTTTAAAATAAATGGATGGTTCATTTATCATGTAATCCTTTCCTTATTATTGGGGAATAAATTCAGTAAAGAGAGTAAACAGGCAATCGCAATTTTTACTTTGTTAGACTAATGCTCAGAAAATAAGAAAACCTACTAAGGGAGGAATAGATATAGACCATGGCACGTGAACAAATGTATAACAATATTCAAGAACATACCTTTACAAAAGCAGCTATTGTGGCAGATGGCACTTGTTCATTTCGGCTAGCCCCTGCCACAATGAAAAGAATTGATCACATCACCAGATTAGCAAACAATCATTTTTACTTCCTAGACATAGTAATTACCATCATTGACCACCCAAACTGGGCAAGCACCAAGGTCTTCTGCTAACTACAGTAATAAAATAACAAATCTCAGCTTTAGACTGTTTGCAATTGTCTAATGATTTCCAGATCAAAGTCAAGCAGTAGGTTTTTTTACTCACTTGAAGGAACTCAAAGAATCCAAGTCCATCATCAGTCCAGTAGCCCCAAACATCATTAAAATGACCAGGTCTCTCCTCCCAGGGTCCAACAGTTTCACTCCAGCGAAATGCATTTAACAGGTAGTTTCCCATGACATAGTTTCCACCTAAAACATGTAATCAGCATACTATCAATCTCCAGAAATCAATGTTTAATCATAACTGAGCTTTAACCTATTTTCTTAGTTTTAACCTTATGTTACAAAATCTTTTTATCAGAGCTTACTATACTGACTATTACTACTTGCCACTGAATCATGTTGTTCGACACACAACTTCTTTATACAGTTTATGTTACAAAATCTACCAACCACAGCTACATATACTGAGGGAAAACATCAAATGATTATTTGAAACCTCAAAAACACCTAAACGCCAATAGCCTGTTTGGTATGCTGCCAGAGCATTTGAAGCAAGAAAACAAAAAAGTCTTTCTAGAGTGAACTTTTATCCGCGTAGTAAATCATGTTCATGCAGTTTGTTATGCCAAACCCATAAACTGTGTGTGAAGAAGTTTTGTGTAAACAAGATAATTCAGTGGCAACTGATAGTATCAGTTGCTTATAATTTTGCAAGGTATCTTCGTTCAGTCATAGCACATATAGTGATAGAGAGAAGAATATGTATCTAATACAGTACTAGTTTAGTTCGTTACCACGAGTCTACCCAGTCTAATATTGTACTCTTAAGTGCAGAAATACATGGTTGAGAAAAAAGAACAATTAACATATGTCATTGAATACTTGAACACGTAAGCTGACTTTTAGACATAGAAATTGTACAATATTCACAGTACATTGTCAATCTTGTAGTGCAAAAAATCGTGGAACTTCTACCAGATATTAACTACAAGGCATAATATCTTCACCTTTTGATATGAATCACAGATGAAAGATGAAAAGAACAGTGACAAACCTGGGAATTTCAAAAATTTAGGCTTTAGATTTGCCAGCATAGACGCAAGATCTTTACGATAACCATGCCCCTGAAAAGGAAAATGATCGAAAGATACATTGTAATCAACGATGGAAACTCTAGATAATATTCATTTTTCTTCTTAAATTATATGTCATGTGAAAATTAAGAACAAATTGATAATGCTACAAAAGATACACAAATAGATAACTTGATATCTTGTGGATATTTCCAGGGGTAAAAGTATCATAAAAGTACACCGTGCAATTTTAATTATGACCAATGCACCTGTATTAAGAAACATTTGAATGTGAACTACTAGAACTGCTTGCTGAACAATACGTATACATGTACGCAAACTAAGTTTAGTGAGAACTCTGGTCTCAGGTTATTAAATGTTTAGATTTATTTATAACATGATAACTGAAACATAAATAGTTGTAAATTGCACAACAGAATTTCGTATTTACAGCATCAAAGCTATCCATGGACAAATAACTTAAGTTCATTGAGTTGTAAAAAAAATGGATATCTGAAATCATAATTGAAACGTAGATAGTTGTTGCATAATCGAATATATATTTACTGCTATGTTGTGTCTCAATTCTTGTGGATGCAAGGGAACTTTGCAGTCGAAACATGCCATCTGTTATGATACAAAAGGAAAAGGACGATATCCAGATAATAATTGGAAAATAAATTACCATGTAAGTATCAGATGGCATAAGTGATACTTGATCAAACCAAACAATGCCACTTGTTCTGGTTGTAAGCTGAAGCCTTGAGTTAGAATTTCTTTCACTTGATTGCAGATCAAACTCAACCTTCGCCCACTCTTTAAAATCTTCCTTATCAGCCCTACGGAAGAAAGAATTAGAACAAACATCCATTACACGGAGAGAGCCATAGTTGTAATAATAAATGCTGAACTGTAGGTAAATTAAACCACAGTATTGCTTACGTGATGGTATAAGCAGCTAGATTCTGAAGACCATCTGAACTTGTCAAGGAAACTGTTAGATCCATGGAGTCTGATGACCTGATGTACATGCTGACTTTATAAACCTTCGCTTCCTCAATATTCTACAACCATGGTAGCGAAAGCAATTCTTATTGTTATACTCGAAACAAACTTATATTGTTCACATATAAAAGCCTAAAAGGAAGAAGAAAATAACAGATACTGTATCAACTCTAATGCAGTGAGCAGTGAGTCAGTGTGTCACTAATGAGTAGTGACTGCAAAAGATCTAGGTTTAATGGATCTTAATATCTTGTCTCTTGGTATTTGTTGAACATGTATGTACGTATGTAGGTCTGGGTTTTGTATGCTGCACCTGCAGTGTCTCTCTCCCTCTGTATTTTATGTGTATCTTGGGAGACAAGACACCGGCCGCACCCCTTGCAcctatatatgtgcctagtgcacgatcaatgAGAATATCGATGCACACAAtcccttctacatggtatcagatacCGTCACGATTCTCCTAATCGCTTccgcccaaccctagccgccgccgccccacgccgccgccgctaaCTCCTCCCCGCGCCACTGCTCCCTCTCCCCGCAGCCGCGCCGCCCCTCTCCCAGCCGCCGCCACCACTCCCCAACCcctccccaaccctagccgccgcccctcctcccccTCACCGTGTCGCCGCCATGTCCTCCAACGCCTCCACCTACTCCAACCCCTTCGCCGGGCCAGACCCCACCAACATCCGCGACATCAACATCCATGAACGCGTCCCCGTAGTCCTCGATGCCACCGACTCCACGTACTTCGCGTGGAAGACGTATTTTTCGCTCCTCTTCCGCGAGAACAATCTCGTGGATCATGTTGACGGCACCGTCGACTCTCACGCCATGATAGGCGACTCCGAGTGGACCGCGATCGACGCTACGCTCGTCCGGTGGTGAAgttcttcaccaccatctccaAGGACCTGTTTCACACGGTCGTGAGCGATGGTGATGACGCCGGCGCCGTGTGGgtcaagctcaacggcctcttcaccgacaacaagcttcagCGCTGCGTTTTTCTGCAGCAGGAATTTTTTTACTGTCATCAGGATGAACAGTCCATCGATGACTACTGCCGCCGCCTGAAGACGTTGGCGGATGAACTCTGTGACATCAGCGCCAAGGTCGATGACGACCTCCTCCTCAACACCCTCATtgccggcctcaacgaggacttcagcaacgccgcctccaacctcaccttgATACCGAAGCCCTCCTTCCCCAAGTTTGTGGCGTACTTGTGgttggaggagcgccggatgaAGGGGGTGAAGAAGCGTGCAGCACCACGCCCTCGCCGCCGGCACCTCTCGCagcgccccgccgccacccgccCCGCCCGCGCCGCCCCCGGGCTTCTACCCCCTACCGCCCGCGCCCCCGCCGCTCCCGCCGCTCCCCAGCAGCAGCCGCAGGGTGGCGGGCGGCGCGGCAACCGCCGCGGGGGTGGGCGCAAGCAGCAGCAGCCGGCGCACGGGGGGCTCCTCGTCAGCAGCAGGCCACCCCTCCGTGGACCTACGGCACCAACCCATGGATGGGTGCCGTCCACGCGTACTCGATGCTGGTCCCCCGGCCTCCCGCCCCGGGCATCCTTGGGCCCCGCCCGGCGAGCCACCAAGCGTACCTCGCCGCGCCCGGCGACGCCCCCTACTCGGCCCTCCCTGCATCGTCGGTCTCGGGCGATTATGGCGCCGCCCCAGCGCCACCTTATGGCGGGTTCTACCTGCCCCAGGTGCCGCCACCGTGGGATCCCGCCCTCCTCACCGCCCTGCACTCGGCTCCGTCACCTAGCAACTATGGTGGCAGcggtgactggtacatggactcgggcaCCACTGCTCATATGACATCTCATCCCGGTAACCTCACGTCTTCTACTCCCGTTCATACTCCCACTCGCATCACCGTTGGTAACGGTTCCTCCTTACCCATTACACATGTTGGTCATATGTCATTTCCCTCTACTTCCACTCCGATTAACATGTCTAATGTTCTTGTCTCTCCTGACTTAGGTACAAACCTTGTATCTGTTTGTCGCCTTGCTCGTGAGAATCCTATTACTGTCGAATTTGATGATGTTGGCTTTTCTATGAAGGACGCCCGTACACGGATGGTACTCCACCGATGTGatagccccgacgagctctacccggtgcatccctccgccaccaccgccacccGTCCAGCCGCCCTCGCCGCTAGTGTCGACCTTTGGCACGCTCATCTCGGTCATCCCAGCTCCACAGTTTTACATCAGATTCTTCAAAGTTTTTCATTCTCATGTAATAAGGTTGACAACCACACTTGTGAGGCATGCCGTCTCGGCAAGCACGTTCGACTTCCCTTTAGCAAGTCTACCAACATTTCCACTTTTCTGtttcagttattgcatagtgatgtttggacgtccccGGTTGCAAGCAACACAGGCTATCTATACTATTTGGTGATATTGGATGATTTTTCACATTACGTGTGGACTTTTCCTCTTCGTCGCAAGTCCGGCGCTCTCGTCACACTCACCGccttttattcctatgtcaccacACAGTTCGTTCGTCCTATCCTTGCCCTACAAACTGAcaacggaaaagagtttgacaacgtaGCCGTCCGTAACCTCCTCGCTTCTCACGACACCATCTTTCGTCTCACTTGTCCCTACACGTCCCAGCAAAATGGCCGCGCCGAGCGTGTcattcgcactcttaatgactgcgtccGCATGTTGCTCTTCCATTCTAACGTGCCTCCTCGGTCCTGGCCGGATGCTCTCGCCACCGCCAGTCTCCTCCTTAACATCCACCCGTGCGACACTCGCTAGAACTACGCtcctcaccagctcctcttcggtgcGGCTCCATCTTATGTTGGTCTCCGCATCTTCGGGTGTCTgtgttatcctagcaccgcgtccaccaCTCCTCACAAACTCGCTCCCCGGTCGGTTCCTTGCATCTTCCTCGGTTaccctcccaacaccaaaggttgCCGGTGCTATGATCCAGTGTCCCACCGCGTTTATACATCGCGGCACGTGTACTTTGATGAGCTGGTGTTCCCTTTTCAGCAGGTACCGTCCCTCCCCGTGCAGACTTCGGCGCCTCCCGCGGCTCGGCTCGCCCCTGCCACCACCTACAGCGGGCCACCCCCTTCACCGAGCAGCGCCCCAGCCCCGGTCCCGCTAGCGCTCCCTGCGCCCTCAGgtccggccgccccctcccgcgGCGTCTCGAGTGTGGCCGCCTCCTCAGgcgcccccgccgccgcggcctctGGCGCCCCCGTCTCCGGCTCGGCCCCGCGAGGCGATGCCGCAGACCCCTCGACGTCCACAGAGACCGGCTCGACCTCCTCATCGCCGGTCTTTGCCGGCGGTGGCTGCACCCCTCACCGGTGTGGTCACTCGGGCTCGGACTTGGACGTTTCGTCCTAGCACGTGCTACACCTCCGACGAGTACGCATGCGCCGCGTCTACCTCGGCCCCGTCCCCGCTGCCTACCTCTGCTCGCGCAACCCTTCGGGATCCGAACTGGCTTGCTGCGATGCGTCAGGAGTTCGACGCTCTGCAGCGCAACCATACGTGGCAGCTTGTCCCGCGGCCTCCCCGTGCCAATGTTATCACTGGCAAGTGGGTTttccgccacaagactcgcccCGGTGGTTCCCTCGGGCGCTACAAGGCGCGATGGGTGGTGCGTGGTTTTCGACAGCGCGCCGgcatggacttcaccgacaccttcgtccCGGTTGTAAAACCGGGCACGATTCACGCTATGCTCCAGCTGGCTGTCTCTCGCGCCTGGCCGGTTCACCAGCTCGACGTGTCCAATGCCTTCTTGCATGGTCACCTCGACGAGCAGGTGTTCTGTCAGCAGCCCACTGGTTTCGTCGACGCCACCCATCCGGAccacgtgtgcttgctctcccgctctctttacgggttgaagcaggc is drawn from Triticum dicoccoides isolate Atlit2015 ecotype Zavitan chromosome 4A, WEW_v2.0, whole genome shotgun sequence and contains these coding sequences:
- the LOC119285541 gene encoding alpha-L-arabinofuranosidase 1-like, which codes for MAVPRRSLDGRLFWVLGLVCAMYQIFFVRSAAGQTAQLSVNASPQNTQMIPENMFGIFFEEINHAGAGGLWAELVNNRGFEAGGPNTPSNIDPWLIIGDELNIIVATDRSSCFATNPIALRMEVLCESSGNDVCPPGGVGIYNPGFWGMNIEEAKVYKVSMYIRSSDSMDLTVSLTSSDGLQNLAAYTITADKEDFKEWAKVEFDLQSSERNSNSRLQLTTRTSGIVWFDQVSLMPSDTYMGHGYRKDLASMLANLKPKFLKFPGGNYVMGNYLLNAFRWSETVGPWEERPGHFNDVWGYWTDDGLGFFEFLQLAEDLGACPVWVVNDGASRNEQVPSATIAAFVKDVVDGIEFARGDPGTSWGSVRAAMGHPEPFQLNYISMGNQECSMHYYKENYRKFYSAIKASYPDIKIISSCDRSTISPVEPADLYDVHVYTSSGDMFSKSSMFDSTPRGGPKAIVSEYAVTGNDAGRGTLVAALAEAAFLIGLERNSDAVEMASCAPLFVNDNDRRWSPDAIVFNSWQHYGCPNYWMLHFFKESSGAALHPSTIQVSNYNQLVASAITWQNSKDGNTYLKIKVLNFGNKAVDLSISITGLENEIQTFGSIKTVLTSGSLRDENSFQQPDKVVPVESPISNAREEMSLVLDPYSLTSFDLLLDPSNSTMMHSVPESSLHSSM